A stretch of DNA from Tsuneonella amylolytica:
CCGCTGTGGGGCCGCGCGGCGCTCGCCTACGGCCTCATCCCGGTGGCCCGCGATCAGGGCGCGAAGACGCTGCGCACGATGCTCAACGCGGCGAAGGCACACGCGGCGACGGGCCGCCCGCTGGTGATCTTTCCCGAAGGCAGCCGGATGCCGCACGGCACGCAGCCGCCGCTGCTTTCTGGCTTCGCGGGCCTTTACAAGCTGCTCGGCCTGCCGGTCGTCCCGGTCGCGATCGACAGCGGGCCGCTCTATCACCGCAAGTGGAAACGCCCCGGCACGATCACCTACCGCTTCGGCGAACCGATCCCCCCGGGCCTTCCGCGCGAGGAAGCCGAGCGCCGGGTGCACGAGGCGATCAACGCGCTGAACGCGTGATTAGTGATCCGAGCGGCCGAAGTCGGGCCGCGCGTCGTCCTGTCCCTGCTCGACGATCGAGCGGCGAATGTCGCGGGTGCGGGTGAAGAGGTCGAACAACGCCTCGCCGTCGCCGCGGCGGATCGCGCGCTGGAGCGCGGTCAGGTCTTCGGTGAAGCGGCCTAGCATCTCCAGCACCGCCTCGCGGTTCGACAGGAAGACGTCCCTCCACATGACCGGATCGCTGGCGGCAATGCGGGTGAAGTCACGGAAACCGCCGGCCGAGTACTTGATGACTTCCCCCCGGGTCACTTCCTCGAGGTCGCTGGCGGTGCCGACGATGGTGTAGGCGATGAGGTGCGGGATGTGGCTGGTGACCGCGAGCACGAGATCGTGATGCGCGGCGTCCATGATCTCGACCCGCGCGCCCAGCGCTTCCCAGAAAGCCGACAGCCGCGCGGTGGCGGCGTGGTCGGCGTCGGCAGGCGGGGTGAGGATGCACCATCGGTGGCGGAAGAGGTGGGCGAAGCCGGCGTCGGGCCCGCTGTTCTCGGTGCCCGCGACCGGGTGGGCGGGAATGACCGTGGCGCCGGGCAGCGCGGCCCGCAGCGCCTCGGCAACGGAGGCTTTCGACGAGCCCACGTCGCTGACGATCGCACGTTCGGGCAGGGCATCCGCGATCTGCGCGGCCGCATCGCCCATCGCGCCCACGGGCACGCAGAAGATCACGAGATCGGCGCCCGCCACGGCTTCGGCAGCGGTGTCGCAGACCCGGTTCACCAATCCGCGTTCGGCGGCGCGGAGGCGGGTGGCGGGATCGGCGTCGTAACCGGTGGTCGTGCAATCGGGCAGGTTGTCGGCGATCGCGAGACCCACCGACCCGCCCAGGAGGCCGAGCCCGACGACCGCGACGCGCCCGAACGTCACCCTGCTTTCTCCACCGCGCGGCGAATCGCCTCGGCGACCGCTTCCATGTCGATCGCCTTGCCCACGGTAATCCTCAGCGCGTTGCCGAGCCCCTGGCCCGGCAGGTGCCGCACCGCGTAACCGGCAGCGGCGATCGCCTCCATCGCGGCCGCGGCGTTCAGCGCGCCGTCGAACAGCACGAGCACGAAGTTCCCCTCGCTCGGAAGCGCGCGAATGCCGTGATTGCCGAGCGGGGCGAGCGCACCCGCCAACCGCTCGCGGTTGGCGGCGTTCTCGGCCCGGCTTCGCTCGACGAACGCCTCGTCGCCCAGTGCGGCCAGCGCGGCCGCCTGCCCGGTGGCGGTGACATTGAAGGCGCCGCGCAGCCGGTTGATCGCGTCGATCAGGTGCGGCGCGCCGGTTGCCCAGCCGACCCGCTCGCCGGCGATGCCGTAGGCCTTGGAGAACGTGCGGGTGACCAGCACGTTGTCGTGCGCCGCTGCTAGCGCGAGGCCGCCGTCGTCCTGTCCCTCGCCGAGATACTCGGCATAGGCCTGATCGACGACGAGCAGCACGTCCGTCGGCAGCCCGGCGTGGAGGCGCGCGACCTCGCCGGCATCGAGCCAGCAACCGACGGGGTTGTTCGGGTTGTCGAGCAGGACGACTCGCGTGC
This window harbors:
- a CDS encoding pyridoxal phosphate-dependent aminotransferase is translated as MADRPTLKPWIECIHAYVPGKSAGADGTPLVKLSANENPLGCSPAVFDARAQAAAPGLYPDPDSTDLREALGARFGIDPARIVCGTGSGELLHCAVQAFAGPGDTVVMPRYSFSLYPLLAAKVGAEAVPAPDADYAASADSLLASVDDRTRVVLLDNPNNPVGCWLDAGEVARLHAGLPTDVLLVVDQAYAEYLGEGQDDGGLALAAAHDNVLVTRTFSKAYGIAGERVGWATGAPHLIDAINRLRGAFNVTATGQAAALAALGDEAFVERSRAENAANRERLAGALAPLGNHGIRALPSEGNFVLVLFDGALNAAAAMEAIAAAGYAVRHLPGQGLGNALRITVGKAIDMEAVAEAIRRAVEKAG
- a CDS encoding lysophospholipid acyltransferase family protein; amino-acid sequence: MTVLRSIAFYLAFYLGSIFYTSASLLAVPVGRDLSHRIVQAWSRYHRACARVFLGIRLVQEGAPINGPVLYALKHEAFYEAIDMPALFRDPVVFAKQELFDIPLWGRAALAYGLIPVARDQGAKTLRTMLNAAKAHAATGRPLVIFPEGSRMPHGTQPPLLSGFAGLYKLLGLPVVPVAIDSGPLYHRKWKRPGTITYRFGEPIPPGLPREEAERRVHEAINALNA
- a CDS encoding prephenate/arogenate dehydrogenase family protein is translated as MTFGRVAVVGLGLLGGSVGLAIADNLPDCTTTGYDADPATRLRAAERGLVNRVCDTAAEAVAGADLVIFCVPVGAMGDAAAQIADALPERAIVSDVGSSKASVAEALRAALPGATVIPAHPVAGTENSGPDAGFAHLFRHRWCILTPPADADHAATARLSAFWEALGARVEIMDAAHHDLVLAVTSHIPHLIAYTIVGTASDLEEVTRGEVIKYSAGGFRDFTRIAASDPVMWRDVFLSNREAVLEMLGRFTEDLTALQRAIRRGDGEALFDLFTRTRDIRRSIVEQGQDDARPDFGRSDH